One endosymbiont 'TC1' of Trimyema compressum genomic window, GGCTATATTTTTAATGGAAAACGCTATGATACAGGCTATTTATTAGGCTATTTAGAAGCAGTTGTGGACTTTGCTTTAAGACGAGAAGATATTAAAGATGATTTTTTTGCTCTTTTAAAAGAAAAATTATAATTAAAAAGAAGTAGTTTCTAAAAGAAATTGCTTCTTTTTAATTCATAAAAAATATTGGAAAGGTGAGATAAAAAATGCAGAAAAAGAAAGCCCTCATCAGTGTTACTGATAAGACCGATGTTCTTTCCTTGATACTGCAAAAGTTGAAAATATCGACGATATAGATTTAGTTTGCGTTAATCTCTATGAATTTGAGAAAACTTTACGCTCTGGCAAAGATGAAAAATCCATGATTGAATCTATTGATATTGGAGGACCTACTTTAATTAGAGGAGCTGCTAAGAACTTTTACCACGTAATGGTTGTAACCGATCCAAAAGATTATGGCTATGTTATTGAAACTTTAAAAAATAATCAAAACACTAAAGCTTTTGCAGCTATTGCAGAGTATGATGATTTAATTGCCTATTATTTTACTAAAGATGAAAAATACCCTAACAGATTGGCTTTACCATTACGACTAAAAAGTAAGTTGAGATACGGCGAAAATCCTCATCAAGAAGGTTACCTTTATGAAACTGCCTATAAAGACGAGAGTATTTTAGATTATGAACAATTACAAGGGAAAGAAATCTCTTTTAATAATATTAACGATCTTTTTGAAGGTTTATCTCTCCTTACAGAATTTAAAGACGATAAGGTAACTTGTGTTGCAGTAAAACATAGTGCTTCTTGTGGTGTAGCTGTTGGACAAACTGCTTTTGAATCTTTTGAAAAAAACTATGGCTTGTGATCCTATTTCTATTTTCGGGGGAATTCTTGTATTCAATGATATTGTATATGGTGATACTGCAAAAGCGCTCAATAGTATTTTTTAGAAGTTATCGGTGCCCCTGGTTATACAGAAGATGCATTAGCTATATTTAAAGAAAAGAAAAATGTTCGTGTTTCAAAAACTCTTCATACCAGCATTCAATCTAAAATTGATATGAAGTACTTTTAGATGGTTATTTGTTGTCTCAGGATAGAGATGATATTTTATATGAGAATCTTGAAAATGTGACAAATGCTGTAGCAAGTGCAAAAGATTTAGAGGATATGGTTTTTGCAATGAAAATTGCTAAACATTTAAAATCCAACGCTATAGCTATTGTTAAAGATAAACAAGCTCTAGCATTATGTGGTGGACAAACTGCCCGTATTTTTCTTTGCAAGATGGTCTCTTAAACAATAAGGATAAGAATTTTCAAGGGGCTATTATGGCCTCTGATGGTTTTCTCCATTTGATGATTGTGTTATACTTGCCTATGAAAAAGGTATTGTAGGTATTATTCAACCATGGGGATCAATTCAAGATCAACAATCAATTGAAGCCTGTAATAAGTTTGGTCTCTCAATGGTTTTGACGAATATTTGTCATTTTAAACATTAGGAGGATAAATTAAATGTCAGTTCAGTTACTATTAGAGAATATAGGTCCAATAACTAATTGCAAAATTGATTTAAATCAATTGACAGTATTAGTTGGCGATAATAATACTGGATGGAAAAAATAGAAACAGAGCAGTTTTTAAAAGATAATGTTTTTAATCCAGAGTTATTTGTTTGTGAAAATTGCAAAAGTTCTTTAACCCTTATGGATGGCGAATTTCCTATATCATCTGTTAAATTCAATCCCTTTGAAGTAACTATTAATGATAATGAAACTGCTTTAAAAGATTGTATTTATGTTGATAGTCCATTGATTTTAAATGAGAAGTTACCAATGGAACCTACATCTATGTGGTATAAAGATGATTTAAAGCATAAATTAATCACGCCTAATACTTCTAATTGTTATGCTATAGATGAAGTTGTAAAAATTCTTGATACAATGCTGACTGGCAATCTTGTTCAAGTTGAAAATAGGAATTATTTATATTATGAAAGAAGTGATAGCGTATTAGTTGAAACTATTAATACGCCTAATGGTCTGAAAACCCTCTTATTAATCAAGGCACTACTTAATAATGGTTACTTAAAAAAGGAACAATTTTAATGTTAGATGAAACGGAAATCTTTCTTTATCCTGGCATGGCAGCTCAGATATGCTAGAATCCTTACATTGTTAATAAAGCACTGTGGATTAACTGTTCTAGTTGATACTTCCAGTCTTTATTTTATTGAGGCGTTAGATATGTTTTCTAAATATTATGGGATAAGAGATGGCAGCCATTTTTATTTAAGTAATAGAACAGAAGAAGGGGTTTACTTTTTTTGATGAAAAAGAGGATATGCAAAAAAACTATAATAGTCTTTTATCTGATTTTGAAGAGTTGGATTATATTAGATTAGAACAGGATGGTGATTATTAGAATGTTAACTGATATACAAAACATTTTATTTAAATCATTTTCTAATTTTTATGAACCTATTAAATCTATTGCCTATGATTCTGCAAATGATGAATACCCCAGTCATCTAGAGGAAAGAATGTTTAATTTTGATAGGATAGCTGAGTATACATACGGTATAGGTCGCGACTTAATGCCCTGTTCTCCAGATGCGCTTTTTATTTCATTGAATTTAAAAATGGTAAGCTGGATACTCAAGATAAGAAAAGAAGTCTAAGGCTTAATTTTGCAGAAGGTCCCTATATTATATTAGTTCGTATTTTTAGAGAAAAAAGCTTTATTTAACAAAGGCTGCTTTTTCAAAATTACCAAAAGTAGGAATCGTTGTCTATAATGGAGCTAAAAATCCATCAGAAGTTGTCCATTAAAGATATGAAACTCGTTTTCAGTTAAATGAATACGTCTATACCCTCTATGATAAAATATATACTTTTACATTTAAACAGTTTAATAAAATGGTTCTTAATAGGCGTTATCCCTTTATTTTTTTCGACCATATAGGTGATTAAAAAACATTGACACAGTAGAAAAAACAGTGTATTATATTAAAGTAAAGCAAAATAACTTTACGAGGTAGTAATGGAGAAATTTATAGAAGTTATGTTGCTATTAGATATTTATGGTAATTTACTGACAGATAAAAGAAAACAAACATTAAGTTTATATTATAATGAGGATTACTCTCTTCAAGAAATTGCTGATTTTTTAGGAATTACTAAACAAGGTGTACGAGATGCATTGGTTCAAGGAGAGAAAAGCTTATATCATTATGAAAAAAATCTTAAAATATTGTCTCAAAATTTAGAACAAGATAAAATTTTGAGAAGTGTAGTAAATCAAATTGATGATGAGGATATTAAACAAACCCTTAGCCGTTTAATATATTATGAGGAGTAACCAATGGGTGCTTTCAGCAGTTTAACGGAAAAAATACAAAGTGCTTTTGCAAAATTAACAAGCAAAGGCAGATTAACAGAAAAAGAAATTGACATTGCTTTAAAAGAAGTGCAAATGGCACTTTTAGAGGCTGATGTTAATTTTAAAGTTGTCAAAAATTTTATTAAGAGTGTTAAAGAAAAGTCTCTTGGTGCTAATATTCTTGAAAGTTTAACACCGGGACAACAAGTTATTGATATTGTAAATAAGGAGTTAGTTCATCTTTTAGGTGACGAAATTACCTATTTAAATATTGCCGGTAAACCTCCTAGTATTATTATGTTAATCGGCCTTCAAGGGGCTGGAAAAACGACCACAGGTGGTAAACTTGCTTATTTGCTAAAAGGACGACAGAATAAAAAGCCTTATCTGATAGCTGGAGATATTTATAGACCTGCTGCAATTGATCAATTAAAAACTTTAGGTAAGAAAATTGATGTGCCTGTTTTTTCTATTAATGGTAGCAAAGATCCAGTCGCTATTGCAAAAGCTGGCGTTGAAGTTGCTACTAAAGCAGGCTCAGATGTTATTATTATTGATACAGCTGGACGACTGCATTTAGATGAAGCTATGATGATTGAAGTTGAGGATATTAAGAAAACAGTTAATCCTCAGGAAATACTACTGGTTGTTGATGGTATGACCGGTCAAGATGCTGTAAATATTGGCAAGGAATTTAACGAAAAGGTCGGCATAGATGGTATTGTATTAACTAAAATGGATGGTGATACTAGAGGCGGTGCTGCTATTTCTATTAGAGCTGTTACTGGTAAACCTATCAAATTAATTGGTATGGGGGAAAAACTAGATCAGTTAGAATTTTTCCATCCAGATAGAATAGCTAGTAGAATTCTTGGTATGGGAGATATTCTTTCTTTAATTGAAAAAGCAAAAGATCAAATTGATGAAAAAGAAGCAGTAGAAATGCAAAAGAAATTAATGGATGCTTCTTTTACATTTGAAGATTTTTTAAGTCAAATTAAACAGCTGAGAAACATGGGGCCTATTGAAGATTTATTAGGTAGATTGCCAGGTATGGGCAACATGAAAAACTTAAAAGTTAGTGATAAAGATATAAATAAAATTGAAGCCATTATTTTTTCAATGACAGTGGAAGAAAGAAAAAGACCAGAAATTATGAATGGTAGTAGAAAAAAAAGAATTGCTTTAGGCAGTGGTACAGAAGTTCAAGATGTTAATCGCTTGCTAAAACAATTTGAAAGTTCAAAGAAAATGATGAAACAAATGGGTAATATGGGTAAGAAGAAAAAAGGTTTTATGCCGAAATTTTTCTAGTCCTTTTATAGATTTAAATAATTCAGGAGGTGACATACAAATGGCAACAAAAATTAGACTGCGTAGAATGGGTGCGAAGAAAGCGCCTTTTTATAGAGTAGTCGTTGCAGATTCCCGCTCTCCAAGAGATGGAAAATGTATCGAGGAAATTGGATACTACAACCCTATTCAAGCAGAACAAACTTTAAAAATTGATGAGGAGAGAGCTTTATACTGGATTGGTACAGGAGCTCAACCATCTGAAACTGTAAAAGCATTGTTTAAAAAAGCAGGTATTTTACAGAAACAAAATGGTTAAGGAGAATGATCGTTATGGAAGAGCTTATGCGACTCATTACCAGCTATATTGTAGATGAACCAGAAACCATAGATATTGAATGCAATGAAGAACCGAATTGCCAAGAAGTTACTTTGAAAGTGCCAGAAATATACATGGGTAAAGTTATTGGTAAAAATGGTCGAATTGCTAAAGCTATTCGTTTAATTGCCAATGTTAAAACGAATAAAAATTCTAAAAAAGTTTATGTCAATATTGTTTCAAAAGATGGATAATGAAAAAATAGAAATAGGAGAAATTATTGGTGTATTCGGTATTAAAGGCGAAGCGAAGATTTATCCACTCACTAATGAAAAAGAGATGTTTTTAACATTTAAGGAATTTCAATACCAAGACAAACATCAAGAAGGTATTCTCCTAGTTGAAAGAATTAGACTGCATAAAAATATTATAGTTTGCAAATTTAAAGACAAAGGTACTATTGAATCAGTTTTGCCTTTAAAAGGCTTGAAACTATGGGTGCCAACTTCAGTGCTACCTAACCTAGATAATGATGAGCATTATGTTTATGAGCTTGTGGGTGCTAGTGTTTGGACAGATGATGGCATGGAACTTGGACAATTGTGTGATGTTATGAACACAGGTGCCTATGATGTTTATGTTGTTAAAGATTATGAAAATAAGGAATATTTGCTCCCAGGAATCCCTGAAGTAATTTTAGAAAAAAATATGGAGGAAAAAAAGTTAGTAGTTCACTTACTACCTGGCTTAGTAGATTAATATGAAAATAGATGTTCTGACACTTTTTCCAGAATTTTT contains:
- a CDS encoding sigma factor-like helix-turn-helix DNA-binding protein produces the protein MEKFIEVMLLLDIYGNLLTDKRKQTLSLYYNEDYSLQEIADFLGITKQGVRDALVQGEKSLYHYEKNLKILSQNLEQDKILRSVVNQIDDEDIKQTLSRLIYYEE
- the ffh gene encoding signal recognition particle protein, encoding MGAFSSLTEKIQSAFAKLTSKGRLTEKEIDIALKEVQMALLEADVNFKVVKNFIKSVKEKSLGANILESLTPGQQVIDIVNKELVHLLGDEITYLNIAGKPPSIIMLIGLQGAGKTTTGGKLAYLLKGRQNKKPYLIAGDIYRPAAIDQLKTLGKKIDVPVFSINGSKDPVAIAKAGVEVATKAGSDVIIIDTAGRLHLDEAMMIEVEDIKKTVNPQEILLVVDGMTGQDAVNIGKEFNEKVGIDGIVLTKMDGDTRGGAAISIRAVTGKPIKLIGMGEKLDQLEFFHPDRIASRILGMGDILSLIEKAKDQIDEKEAVEMQKKLMDASFTFEDFLSQIKQLRNMGPIEDLLGRLPGMGNMKNLKVSDKDINKIEAIIFSMTVEERKRPEIMNGSRKKRIALGSGTEVQDVNRLLKQFESSKKMMKQMGNMGKKKKGFMPKFF
- the rpsP gene encoding 30S ribosomal protein S16, with the protein product MATKIRLRRMGAKKAPFYRVVVADSRSPRDGKCIEEIGYYNPIQAEQTLKIDEERALYWIGTGAQPSETVKALFKKAGILQKQNG
- a CDS encoding KH domain-containing protein; protein product: MEELMRLITSYIVDEPETIDIECNEEPNCQEVTLKVPEIYMGKVIGKNGRIAKAIRLIANVKTNKNSKKVYVNIVSKDG
- the rimM gene encoding ribosome maturation factor RimM (Essential for efficient processing of 16S rRNA), which encodes MDNEKIEIGEIIGVFGIKGEAKIYPLTNEKEMFLTFKEFQYQDKHQEGILLVERIRLHKNIIVCKFKDKGTIESVLPLKGLKLWVPTSVLPNLDNDEHYVYELVGASVWTDDGMELGQLCDVMNTGAYDVYVVKDYENKEYLLPGIPEVILEKNMEEKKLVVHLLPGLVD